A stretch of the Filimonas lacunae genome encodes the following:
- the porD gene encoding type IX secretion system protein PorD — MIKRSWCLLFLLVLLANAASAQELQAKVTVMSQRVYNNIDKKIFTTLQNQLTNLLNNRKWTSDTYQPQERIGCNFLITITDMVEQNVFKASLTVQAARPVYSSSYQAALVNYQDAEYTFKYQEFQPIEFNENRVQGNDPLEGNLTATLAFYVYMILGFDYDSFAPKAGAIYFQKAQSIVNNAPESRNISGWRAFDGLRNRYWLSENLINTRYNIIHDAIYSYYRKGLDQMFEKENDGRKSILEALTRLQAMNQESPNTMILQFFMQGKSAEMIGIFKKAAPQDKIRAADLLSQLDIPNLSKYKQELK, encoded by the coding sequence ATGATAAAACGTTCGTGGTGCTTATTATTCCTGCTTGTGTTGCTGGCAAATGCTGCCAGTGCACAGGAGTTGCAGGCCAAGGTAACGGTGATGTCGCAACGTGTGTATAACAATATTGATAAAAAGATATTTACCACTTTGCAAAATCAGTTAACCAACCTGTTAAATAACCGCAAGTGGACCAGTGATACTTACCAGCCGCAGGAGAGGATTGGATGTAATTTTTTAATAACGATCACTGACATGGTAGAGCAAAACGTGTTCAAGGCCAGCTTAACGGTGCAGGCTGCACGCCCTGTTTATAGCTCTTCTTACCAGGCGGCACTGGTGAATTACCAGGACGCAGAATATACGTTTAAGTACCAGGAGTTTCAGCCCATTGAGTTTAACGAAAACAGGGTACAGGGCAATGATCCTCTGGAGGGAAACCTTACAGCAACGCTGGCTTTTTATGTGTATATGATACTTGGATTTGATTACGATTCGTTTGCTCCCAAGGCAGGCGCCATTTATTTTCAAAAGGCGCAGAGTATTGTAAACAATGCCCCTGAAAGCAGAAATATCAGTGGCTGGCGTGCATTTGATGGTTTGCGCAACCGTTACTGGTTATCTGAAAACCTTATCAATACCCGCTACAATATCATACATGATGCTATTTACAGTTACTATAGAAAAGGGCTGGATCAAATGTTTGAGAAAGAGAACGACGGACGTAAAAGCATATTGGAAGCTTTAACCCGCCTGCAGGCTATGAACCAGGAAAGCCCTAACACGATGATTTTGCAGTTTTTTATGCAAGGCAAATCTGCAGAAATGATAGGCATATTTAAAAAGGCGGCGCCGCAGGATAAAATACGGGCAGCCGATTTGCTATCCCAACTGGATATTCCTAACCTAAGCAAGTATAAGCAGGAGTTGAAATGA
- the porV gene encoding type IX secretion system outer membrane channel protein PorV: MKLKLLAVAGICCVGGWANAVHAQDHTMSIVSSAVPMLRMSADARAGGMGDAAIAVSPDASAVFWNRSKLAFAKERSALSVTYAPWMRSAGPHDVFLASMAGYLKFGNDQAVSIGMRYFNMGEVQYADENGQLLQTAKPNEYAIDAGYSRALSKRFAISVALRYIYSGLANNYSVNGYTYKAGHAAAADVTLYYQGLNDKGAGWSAGLTLSNLGSKVSYSNNAIDQDYIPANLGLGAAYTWRLDETSKLTWALDLNKLMVPTPPENTSDSSMKVYRDKGVVSSWFSSFGDAPGGFSEELKEWQVSSGLEYNYDDMIGIRGGYFYENRWKGGRSYATLGVGMKFQWLGANFSYLIPTGKDINNNPIRQSLRASLVFTLAK, translated from the coding sequence ATGAAATTAAAATTGCTGGCTGTAGCAGGTATCTGTTGTGTGGGGGGATGGGCTAATGCGGTACATGCACAGGACCATACTATGAGTATAGTAAGCTCGGCAGTGCCCATGTTGCGTATGTCGGCCGACGCACGGGCCGGCGGAATGGGAGATGCTGCTATTGCGGTATCGCCCGACGCTTCTGCTGTTTTCTGGAATCGCTCTAAACTGGCTTTTGCCAAAGAACGCTCAGCCCTTAGTGTAACGTATGCACCCTGGATGCGTAGTGCAGGGCCGCATGATGTGTTTCTGGCTTCCATGGCAGGTTATCTTAAATTTGGTAACGATCAGGCGGTAAGCATTGGTATGCGTTATTTTAATATGGGGGAAGTTCAGTATGCTGATGAAAATGGTCAGTTGCTGCAAACTGCCAAGCCCAATGAATATGCTATTGATGCGGGGTATAGCCGGGCATTAAGTAAGCGTTTTGCAATAAGTGTTGCATTACGGTATATTTATTCAGGTCTTGCCAATAATTACAGTGTGAATGGTTATACTTATAAAGCTGGGCATGCTGCTGCCGCAGATGTAACACTCTATTATCAGGGGTTAAATGATAAGGGGGCTGGCTGGAGTGCAGGCCTGACTTTAAGCAACCTGGGATCGAAGGTGTCATATTCCAATAATGCCATTGACCAGGATTATATACCAGCCAACCTGGGCCTGGGAGCTGCTTATACCTGGAGGCTGGATGAAACCAGCAAGCTTACCTGGGCGTTGGATCTGAATAAACTAATGGTGCCTACACCACCGGAAAACACATCTGACTCTTCTATGAAAGTTTACCGGGACAAAGGAGTGGTATCCAGCTGGTTTAGCTCGTTTGGTGATGCGCCGGGTGGATTTAGTGAAGAATTAAAGGAATGGCAGGTATCATCTGGCCTGGAATACAATTATGATGATATGATTGGCATACGTGGTGGTTATTTTTACGAAAACAGATGGAAAGGGGGACGCAGCTATGCTACGCTGGGCGTGGGAATGAAATTTCAGTGGCTGGGGGCTAATTTCTCCTATTTAATTCCTACAGGAAAAGATATTAACAATAACCCCATACGCCAGTCTTTACGGGCCAGTTTGGTGTTTACGTTAGCTAAATAG
- a CDS encoding outer membrane protein assembly factor BamD, whose translation MKRAVYFALICIVSSSCASRFSRTMKSKDNEYRYKMAENYYAQKRYTYAQQLFDELFPYFKGTPRFEEMYYKNAYSYFYQKDYLNAENIFKSYVDNFPTNPRAEECEYMRAFCYWKQSPKVELDQTPTTKTIGLMQAFINMHPGSAKAKEAGELIDLCRAKLELKDFKSGELYFNLGYYKAAAIVFNLLMDDYPDSDKSDEYKLLIIRSYYKYAELSILDKQEERFEKVITEALEFKQRFPESKHAAEVANYKTLSENYIKTVKNEQAKTAD comes from the coding sequence ATGAAGAGAGCTGTTTATTTCGCACTTATTTGTATCGTCAGTTCTTCCTGTGCGTCCAGATTTAGCCGGACGATGAAGAGTAAGGATAATGAGTACCGGTACAAAATGGCCGAGAACTATTATGCGCAAAAGAGGTATACCTATGCGCAACAGCTTTTTGACGAGTTGTTTCCTTATTTCAAGGGCACGCCTCGTTTTGAAGAAATGTACTATAAAAACGCGTATAGCTACTTTTATCAGAAAGACTATCTGAACGCCGAGAACATATTTAAGTCTTATGTAGATAACTTTCCTACTAACCCCCGGGCAGAGGAATGTGAATATATGAGGGCTTTTTGCTATTGGAAGCAATCGCCGAAGGTAGAGCTGGATCAAACGCCTACTACCAAAACAATTGGTCTGATGCAGGCGTTTATCAATATGCATCCTGGCAGTGCTAAAGCAAAAGAAGCAGGAGAGCTGATTGATTTATGCCGTGCTAAGTTGGAGCTGAAGGATTTTAAAAGTGGTGAACTGTACTTTAACCTGGGTTATTATAAGGCAGCAGCCATTGTATTTAACCTGTTAATGGATGATTACCCCGATTCTGATAAGAGTGATGAATATAAATTGCTTATTATCAGATCGTACTACAAATACGCTGAATTAAGTATCCTGGACAAGCAGGAAGAGCGTTTTGAGAAGGTAATTACCGAAGCATTGGAATTTAAGCAGCGCTTCCCCGAAAGCAAACATGCAGCGGAAGTAGCTAATTATAAAACACTTTCTGAGAACTATATTAAAACTGTAAAAAATGAGCAAGCTAAGACGGCAGATTAG
- a CDS encoding DNA-directed RNA polymerase subunit omega — protein MSKLRRQISANIPSVVETKSLVDIKGYTGNLYESIAIIAKRANQINIAVREELHNKLEEFASHTDSLEEVHENKEQIEISRAYERMPNPAILATQEFMENKVYYRKNDDDLFR, from the coding sequence ATGAGCAAGCTAAGACGGCAGATTAGCGCTAATATACCCAGCGTTGTTGAAACTAAAAGCCTGGTAGACATTAAGGGTTATACTGGCAACCTGTATGAGTCTATTGCTATTATAGCTAAAAGAGCTAACCAGATTAATATTGCAGTAAGAGAAGAACTGCATAATAAACTGGAAGAGTTTGCCAGCCATACAGACAGCCTGGAAGAAGTGCACGAAAACAAAGAGCAGATAGAAATATCCAGGGCTTATGAAAGAATGCCTAATCCAGCGATCCTGGCTACCCAGGAATTTATGGAGAACAAAGTTTACTATCGTAAAAATGATGACGACCTGTTTAGATAA
- the coaBC gene encoding bifunctional phosphopantothenoylcysteine decarboxylase/phosphopantothenate--cysteine ligase CoaBC, translating into MLSGKKILIGITGSIAAYKAILLVRLLMKKGAEVRIVMTPAAASFVSPLTLSTLAKTEVLSELSDQQTWANHVMLGRWADVMVIAPLSCNTLAKMTHGQCDNLLLAVYLSATCPVAVAPAMDEDMWHHPATRNNLELLKSYGNYIIPVGNGELASGLFGDGRMAEPEEIVNYLAHHFFRTNEFAGKKVLITAGPTYEPLDPVRFIGNHSSGKMGFALANAFYERGAEVLMVAGPTDLQTHNADIQLIGVKTAQEMYEACMQHFAATDIAVLAAAVADYSPAEVAPQKIKKTEETFTLSLVKTKDILKSLGGVKKDHQLLVGFALETNDEEANAQKKLAAKNADLIVLNSLRNKNAGFGIDTNQVSIFDKSGVVYESEVKTKEDIARDIVNVISKRMV; encoded by the coding sequence ATGTTATCTGGTAAAAAAATACTGATTGGCATTACCGGTAGTATTGCGGCTTATAAAGCCATATTGCTGGTAAGGCTGTTGATGAAAAAAGGCGCAGAAGTACGTATTGTGATGACACCTGCCGCCGCTTCTTTTGTATCTCCGCTTACATTATCTACGCTGGCCAAAACGGAAGTGCTGAGCGAACTGAGCGATCAGCAAACCTGGGCTAACCATGTAATGTTAGGCCGCTGGGCCGATGTAATGGTAATAGCTCCTTTAAGTTGCAATACTCTTGCTAAAATGACGCATGGGCAATGTGATAATTTGTTGCTGGCCGTGTATTTATCTGCTACTTGTCCGGTAGCCGTGGCGCCTGCCATGGATGAAGATATGTGGCACCATCCCGCTACCCGTAATAACCTGGAGCTACTAAAAAGCTATGGTAATTATATTATCCCGGTAGGCAACGGCGAACTGGCCAGTGGCTTGTTTGGCGATGGCCGGATGGCAGAACCGGAAGAAATAGTCAATTACCTGGCCCACCATTTTTTTCGTACCAATGAATTTGCAGGCAAAAAAGTGTTGATCACTGCCGGCCCCACTTATGAACCTTTAGATCCTGTTCGTTTTATCGGCAACCATTCTTCCGGTAAAATGGGGTTTGCACTGGCCAATGCCTTTTACGAGCGTGGTGCAGAAGTGCTGATGGTGGCAGGGCCTACCGATTTGCAAACACACAATGCTGATATTCAGCTGATAGGAGTGAAAACTGCGCAGGAAATGTATGAAGCCTGTATGCAGCACTTTGCAGCTACCGATATAGCGGTGCTGGCTGCTGCCGTGGCCGATTATTCCCCTGCAGAAGTGGCTCCGCAAAAAATAAAGAAAACAGAAGAAACCTTTACCTTGTCGCTGGTGAAAACCAAAGACATTTTGAAAAGCCTGGGTGGTGTTAAGAAAGACCACCAGTTGCTGGTAGGGTTTGCGCTGGAAACCAATGATGAAGAGGCGAATGCCCAAAAGAAACTGGCTGCTAAAAATGCCGATTTGATTGTGCTGAACTCTTTACGGAATAAAAATGCCGGTTTTGGAATAGATACCAACCAGGTTTCGATATTCGACAAATCGGGTGTGGTATATGAGTCTGAAGTAAAAACAAAAGAGGATATTGCAAGAGATATCGTAAATGTAATCAGCAAAAGAATGGTATGA